A stretch of Eleutherodactylus coqui strain aEleCoq1 chromosome 2, aEleCoq1.hap1, whole genome shotgun sequence DNA encodes these proteins:
- the SNAPC5 gene encoding snRNA-activating protein complex subunit 5, whose translation MLSRLQELKKEEETLLKIKAALHDQLNRLKVEELALQSMISAGEETEEPSHVVQSEEESMNVDDEALINQTELQLGTMDYNQEEEEEEEEEEEEEEEEEEEEEEDSDT comes from the exons atgctgAGTCGCTTGCAGGAACTTAAGAAGGAGGAAGAGACGCTGCTGAAGATTAAGGCGGCCCTACATGACCAGCTCAACAGGTTAAAG GTTGAAGAACTGGCTCTTCAGTCCATGATCAGCGCTGGGGAGGAGACGGAGGAGCCGTCGCATGTAGTGCAGTCGGAGGAG GAATCTATGAATGTGGATGATGAAGCTCTGATAAACCAGACTGAGTTGCAGCTTGGCACAATGGATTACAatcaagaagaagaggaggaagaggaggaagaagaagaagaagaagaggaggaggaggaggaggaagaagaggattcaGACACTTAG
- the RPL4 gene encoding large ribosomal subunit protein uL4: MACARPLISVYSEKGEASGKNVTMPAVFKAPIRPDIVNFVHTNLRKNNRQPYAVSERAGHQTSAESWGTGRAVARIPRVRGGGTHRSGQGAFGNMCRGGRMFAPTKTWRRWHRRVNVTQKRYAVCSALAASALPALVMSKGHRIEEIPEVPLVVEDKVESYKKTKEAVLLLKKLKAWNDIKKVYASQRMRAGKGKMRNRRRIQRRGPCIIYNEDSGIVKAFRNIPGITLLSVKKLNLLRLAPGGHVGRFCIWTESAFRKLDDLYGTWRKAAILKANYNLPMHKMTNTDLSRILKSQEIQKALRAPKKKVKRRELKKNPLKNLRIMMRLNPYAKTAKRNAILRQADNIKTKLKKREEVAAKAVARAAAKAEAAAAKAAETKAAGKGKGAAKTKAAGKGKEAAKTKPAGKGKEAAPAKAAAKKS; the protein is encoded by the exons ATG GCCTGCGCTCGTCCTTTGATATCGGTGTACTCCGAAAAGGGGGAAGCTTCAGGCAAAAATGTGACCATGCCTGCTGTGTTCAAGGCTCCTATACGCCCAGATATAGTCAACTTTGTCCACACCAACCTGCGGAAGAACAACCGGCAGCCATATGCAGTGAGCGAACGTGCTG gTCACCAGACCAGTGCTGAATCATGGGGAACAGGCAGGGCTGTCGCCCGTATTCCCCGTGTCCGTGGGGGTGGAACACACCGCTCTGGCCAGGGTGCATTTGGAAAT ATGTGCCGCGGTGGGCGTATGTTTGCCCCTACCAAGACCTGGAGGCGTTGGCATCGTAGAGTCAATGTAACTCAGAAGAGATATGCAGTGTGCTCTGCCTTGGCTGCTTCAGCTCTTCCTGCACTTGTCATGTCTAAAG GCCACCGTATTGAGGAGATCCCAGAGGTCCCGTTGGTTGTCGAAGATAAAGTTGAAAGCTACAAGAAAACAAAGGAAGCTGTCCTGTTGCTGAAGAAATTGAAAGCCTGGAATGACATCAAGAAG GTCTACGCCTCCCAACGTATGCGTGCTGGTAAGGGTAAAATGAGAAACCGTCGCCGTATCCAGCGCAGAGGGCCTTGTATTATCTACAATGAAGACAGTGGCATTGTTAAAGCCTTCAGAAATATCCCAG GAATCACGCTTCTCAGTGTAAAGAAACTGAACCTTTTGAGGTTGGCTCCAGGTGGTCATGTTGGACGGTTCTGTATCTGGACAGAAAGTGCCTTCCGCAAGCTGGATGATCTCTATGGCACATGGCGTAAAGCAGCTATCCTGAAGGCAAATTACAA CCTTCCCATGCACAAAATGACAAATACAGATCTGAGCAGAATCCTGAAGAGTCAAGAGATCCAGAAGGCTTTGCGTGCTCCAAA GAAGAAGGTGAAGCGCAGAGAACTCAAGAAGAACCCATTGAAGAACTTGAGAATCATGATGAGGCTCAATCCATACGCAAAGACAGCAAAACGCAATGCAATCCTGCGCCAGGCTGACAAC ATTAAGACAAAACTGAAGAAGCGAGAGGAAGTAGCAGCCAAAGCTGTTGCAAGGGCAGCAGCCAAGGctgaagctgcagcagccaaggctgcagaaACAAAAGCTGCAGGAAAAGGCAAGGGAGCTGCAAAAACAAAGGCTGCAGGAAAAGGCAAGGAAGCTGCAAAAACAAAGCCTGCAGGAAAAGGCAAGGAAGCCGCCCCAGCAAAAGCTGCAGCAAAGAAATCTTAA